The proteins below are encoded in one region of Myxocyprinus asiaticus isolate MX2 ecotype Aquarium Trade chromosome 13, UBuf_Myxa_2, whole genome shotgun sequence:
- the LOC127450117 gene encoding epithelial membrane protein 2-like: MLIILAFIILFHITSAILLFIATIGNAWWVSNEFSMDLWYNCNNTNCYDIPDSATSDAAYLQTIQATMILSTILCCVGFFVFILQLFRLKQGERFVFTAIIQLLSSFCVMTAASIYTAEHLNFKSDEFKTGDYGYAFVVAWVAFPMTQISGLMYLLLRKRK, translated from the exons ATGTTGATTATTTTGGCCTTCATCATCCTCTTCCACATCACCTCAGCAATACTACTCTTCATAGCAACCATCGGAAAT GCATGGTGGGTTTCGAATGAGTTCTCCATGGATCTCTGGTACAACTGCAACAACACAAATTGTTATGACATACCAGACAGTGCAACCTCTGATGCAG CCTATCTTCAGACTATCCAGGCCACCATGATACTGTCCACTATCTTGTGCTGTGTGGGTTTCTTTGTCTTCATCCTTCAACTCTTCCGTCTGAAGCAGGGGGAGAGATTTGTCTTCACAGCAATCATCCAGCTCCTGTCCT CTTTTTGTGTGATGACCGCTGCATCCATCTACACAGCGGAGCACTTAAATTTCAAGAGTGATGAATTCAAGACTGGGGACTATGGGTACGCCTTCGTCGTAGCTTGGGTCGCATTTCCCATGACGCAGATCAGCGGCTTGATGTATCTATTGCTGAGAAAACGCAAATAA